In Candidatus Cybelea sp., a single window of DNA contains:
- a CDS encoding sulfatase-like hydrolase/transferase: MFIIVDQRVEKLLAGSEYSLPAMKALADHGVTFGNHYISAAQCSPSRASFLTGQPPQVTGVIDQMQFSFVRSLSPEMPNMGSVLKGLGYKTAYFGKFEMDKDILNPKPTVNYSDAAQHYGFDTFGSGGDIGSTPDSGYENDLFIAGESERYLRKTAGDSRSTGQPFFMVASFVNPHDIMYGDGNVPGQPPVQIPVVPSAVPPPPQNSIYEKKWAFTLPASLDESLAKPGMPNALSEYKTGWDGWSGVIPTDRKDMWTIFYNYYLNAIADVDRGIQQIVDVMNEMDLWRDTVVVFTADHGEMGGAHGGLKGKGPFAYEENVHVPLIVAHPSAKAGATCPALTSHLDLLPTFVGLTGLPSSERPAAVKALPGHDFSSLLAEPERAGVGEIRPAILFNYVGPSTVDGAFLKKTMDTQFANEPSPPLSEANIRKRGLLSLVFDGRYKFGRYYAPAACNTPHSLEEILKDNDVVLYDLKDDPAEVRNLALEPEKNRETILRMNALLNELIEKEVGANACELLSKAMGANGPK, translated from the coding sequence GAAGGCGCTCGCGGACCACGGGGTGACCTTCGGAAACCACTACATCTCCGCGGCGCAGTGCTCGCCATCCAGGGCATCCTTCCTCACCGGCCAGCCGCCGCAGGTCACCGGCGTCATCGATCAGATGCAGTTCTCGTTCGTACGCAGCCTCAGCCCCGAAATGCCCAATATGGGATCGGTGTTGAAGGGCCTCGGTTATAAGACTGCCTATTTCGGCAAGTTTGAAATGGACAAGGACATTCTCAATCCGAAGCCTACGGTCAACTATAGCGATGCCGCGCAGCACTACGGCTTCGACACCTTCGGTTCGGGCGGCGATATCGGCAGCACGCCCGACAGCGGCTACGAGAACGACCTCTTCATCGCCGGCGAAAGCGAACGCTACCTGCGCAAAACCGCAGGCGATTCCCGCAGCACCGGGCAGCCGTTCTTCATGGTCGCGAGTTTCGTCAATCCGCACGACATCATGTACGGAGACGGTAACGTTCCGGGTCAGCCGCCCGTTCAGATTCCGGTGGTGCCGTCGGCCGTACCGCCTCCGCCGCAGAACTCCATTTACGAAAAGAAGTGGGCCTTCACGCTTCCGGCGAGCCTCGACGAATCGCTCGCGAAGCCGGGCATGCCCAACGCGCTCTCGGAATACAAAACGGGCTGGGACGGCTGGTCCGGCGTGATCCCAACCGATCGCAAAGACATGTGGACGATCTTTTACAACTACTATCTCAACGCGATTGCGGACGTCGACCGCGGCATACAGCAAATCGTCGACGTGATGAACGAGATGGACCTGTGGCGGGATACGGTCGTCGTCTTCACCGCGGATCACGGCGAGATGGGCGGAGCTCACGGCGGGCTCAAGGGTAAAGGGCCGTTCGCTTACGAGGAAAACGTCCACGTACCGCTGATCGTCGCGCACCCTAGCGCGAAAGCCGGCGCGACCTGCCCTGCGCTGACGAGCCACCTGGATCTGCTGCCGACCTTCGTTGGGCTGACCGGCCTGCCCAGCTCGGAGCGGCCCGCCGCCGTGAAGGCGTTGCCCGGGCACGACTTCTCCTCATTACTTGCCGAACCCGAAAGAGCGGGCGTAGGGGAGATCCGCCCGGCCATCCTTTTCAACTACGTCGGGCCATCGACGGTCGACGGAGCCTTTCTCAAAAAGACGATGGACACGCAGTTCGCAAACGAACCGTCCCCGCCGCTGTCCGAGGCGAACATTCGCAAACGCGGGCTGCTCTCGCTGGTGTTTGACGGCCGCTACAAGTTTGGCCGCTACTATGCGCCGGCCGCCTGCAACACGCCGCATTCGCTGGAAGAGATCCTCAAAGACAACGACGTCGTGCTCTACGACCTCAAAGACGATCCGGCAGAAGTGCGCAACCTCGCTCTGGAACCGGAGAAGAACCGCGAGACGATCCTGCGTATGAATGCGCTGCTCAACGAACTTATCGAGAAGGAGGTCGGCGCAAACGCTTGCGAACTCCTGAGCAAAGCCATGGGAGCCAACGGCCCGAAGTAA